In the Dyella humicola genome, TAGTGCCCGAAGCGGAGCCGCTGGTTGGCGAGCTGCGCGCCCGCTACGACCCAGCCGCCCGGCGCGGACTTGGCGCCCACATCACCCTGGTGTACCCATTCCTTGACAGCGCTGATGTTACGGCGGACGTGCGGGCAGGACTCAGTGCTGTAGTTGGAAGCTATGGGCCGCTGTCTTTCCATCTGGAGGAGGTGCGGACGTTCCCGTCGACAGTGTGGCTCGCTCCGACCCCGCCCGAGCCCATTCACACCTTGGCCTCGGCCATTGAGCAGGCGTTCCCTGTCAGACCGACCGTGGGCCATGCGTTTGCCCGCTATACACCGCATCTAACAGCTGCTCGCGATGTGAGGCGGGAACGACAGCTCATTGCCGACGTCCTCCGGTTGCGTGTCGAGACGTACGGATACGTCGAATGCACGTGCCACGCAGTCGTCTTGCTTGAGAGTGTTGACAAACGATGGCGACCATCCGGCGCATTCCCTTTGGGTGGTGCCATGCACCACCCTCGATGACCGGGCGCGACCTTGTTGCGGGCAATTTGATGGTGTCCAGCGCCACGCACCCCATCGCAGCGGACGGAGGTTGTATCTCCTTAGTCGAAGCAAAGAGGCCGAACGACGACCTTGGCGTCATGGAGGTGACCGAACGGGGGGTACTGACAGGTAGTTCCTAGCCTTCCGGATGATACCAACGGCAGAACTAGCGCATTTAACCTTCGGGCGGCCGCAACACAGCTTCCGCGGCTCGGGGGTTCAGTACTCAACTGCGAAAAGGGGTCACTCATGGAACGGAAAGCTTTGTGCTTGTCGTTGTTGGTTGGTGCGCCACTTATTGCGTCTTTCTGTGCTGTGGCGAGCCCTCCTCATGCCGCAACTCCAGATAC is a window encoding:
- a CDS encoding 2'-5' RNA ligase family protein: MSRTLLALLVPEAEPLVGELRARYDPAARRGLGAHITLVYPFLDSADVTADVRAGLSAVVGSYGPLSFHLEEVRTFPSTVWLAPTPPEPIHTLASAIEQAFPVRPTVGHAFARYTPHLTAARDVRRERQLIADVLRLRVETYGYVECTCHAVVLLESVDKRWRPSGAFPLGGAMHHPR